A window of the Pyrodictium abyssi genome harbors these coding sequences:
- the hmgA gene encoding hydroxymethylglutaryl-CoA reductase (NADPH), with translation MEEVVKGIVEGRIRLHEADRILGNANAAALARRLALERMLGVGLSSIGSTILDFEEIVGRNIENPIGAVQVPVGVAGPLRVNGEYARGDFYVPLATTEGALVASINRGAKAVTLSGGARARVIHDGMTRAPAFWTPGIDEAVRFVRWVRERIEDIRREAESTTRHGRLIEVQPFIAGNIVWLRFVYSTADAMGMNMATIATDRAAEWILKNYPGTARLVAISGNMCTDKKPAMINMLLGRGKTVVAEAVIKRDVALKVLKAAPEDIDAVNRVKNLLGSARAGSMSYNAHFANIIAAIFIATGQDVAQVVESSMGYTWTEVRDGDLYISVTLPSLEVGTVGGGTRLPTQREALAMLGAAGGGDPPGTNARKLAEIIAATVLAGELNLLAALAANELARAHRLLGRGGARSRG, from the coding sequence ATAGAGGAAGTAGTCAAGGGGATAGTGGAGGGCAGGATACGGCTCCACGAGGCGGACCGGATACTGGGCAACGCTAACGCTGCTGCCCTTGCGCGGCGGCTCGCGCTCGAACGCATGCTCGGCGTAGGCCTCTCGAGCATCGGCAGCACTATTCTCGACTTCGAGGAGATCGTTGGCAGGAACATAGAGAACCCTATCGGCGCGGTCCAGGTGCCTGTGGGCGTCGCCGGACCGCTCCGGGTCAACGGCGAGTATGCCCGCGGAGACTTCTACGTGCCCCTCGCCACCACCGAGGGCGCCCTCGTAGCCAGCATCAACAGAGGCGCGAAGGCCGTCACGCTGAGCGGCGGGGCACGGGCACGCGTAATCCACGATGGTATGACGCGTGCCCCCGCCTTCTGGACGCCGGGCATAGACGAGGCTGTGCGCTTCGTCCGGTGGGTGCGGGAGCGAATAGAGGACATACGCAGGGAAGCAGAGTCCACGACCCGGCACGGCAGGCTCATCGAGGTACAGCCGTTCATCGCTGGCAACATTGTCTGGCTCCGCTTCGTCTACAGCACGGCCGACGCGATGGGCATGAACATGGCCACCATAGCCACGGACCGGGCCGCGGAATGGATACTCAAGAACTACCCTGGCACGGCTAGGCTCGTCGCCATCAGCGGCAACATGTGCACAGACAAGAAGCCAGCAATGATCAACATGCTGCTAGGCCGCGGCAAGACCGTCGTAGCCGAGGCTGTGATAAAGAGGGACGTAGCGCTAAAGGTGCTCAAGGCTGCGCCAGAGGACATAGACGCTGTGAACCGCGTCAAGAACCTCCTGGGCAGCGCCCGCGCCGGGAGCATGAGCTACAACGCGCACTTCGCCAACATAATAGCGGCGATATTCATCGCGACTGGGCAGGACGTCGCCCAGGTCGTGGAGAGCAGTATGGGCTACACGTGGACCGAGGTACGGGACGGAGACCTCTACATCTCCGTGACCCTGCCGAGCCTAGAGGTAGGCACCGTGGGTGGTGGCACCCGGCTACCCACCCAGCGCGAGGCACTCGCGATGCTCGGCGCTGCTGGCGGCGGGGACCCACCGGGCACGAACGCCCGGAAGCTAGCAGAGATAATCGCCGCCACGGTCCTCGCCGGGGAGCTCAACCTCCTAGCAGCCCTAGCAGCTAACGAGCTCGCCCGCGCCCACCGGCTCCTGGGCCGCGGCGGGGCCAGGAGCCGGGGCTAG